From the genome of Mesorhizobium japonicum MAFF 303099, one region includes:
- a CDS encoding class I fructose-bisphosphate aldolase, with product MSLGTKVRLARLFSHPSGNLFGGAVDHFVGYGDVRKGGLADLPGALARVMAGKPDYVSIQPGTARHLWPQYAGKASLVIQAGCFTPDDRISELIATPEDAVRAGADALAVAIPVRGATEGKYIRWLTDSVNAAARYGMPVVAHIYPRDFTDGAKIVFTPDEIAYAARIGYESGVDVIKIGYTGDFESFRETVRTCPVPVVIAGGPKTDTLLGALQQTADAIRAGARGAVVGRNLWGHGDPQKAALAFRGVIHDGLSAQDALAKAGA from the coding sequence ATGAGCCTCGGAACCAAGGTGCGCCTGGCGCGCCTCTTCTCACATCCATCGGGAAATCTGTTTGGCGGCGCGGTCGACCACTTTGTCGGCTATGGCGACGTGCGCAAAGGCGGTCTTGCCGACCTGCCGGGCGCGCTTGCACGCGTCATGGCCGGCAAACCCGACTATGTCAGCATCCAGCCTGGCACCGCGCGCCATCTGTGGCCGCAATATGCGGGCAAGGCTTCCCTGGTGATCCAGGCCGGCTGCTTCACCCCGGACGATCGCATCAGCGAACTGATTGCAACGCCCGAGGATGCGGTGCGCGCTGGCGCCGATGCGTTGGCGGTGGCCATTCCGGTGCGCGGCGCGACCGAGGGCAAATACATTCGCTGGCTGACCGATTCGGTGAATGCCGCGGCCCGCTACGGCATGCCGGTGGTGGCGCATATCTACCCTCGCGATTTTACCGACGGAGCAAAAATCGTCTTCACCCCCGACGAGATCGCCTATGCGGCGCGCATCGGCTACGAGTCCGGCGTCGATGTGATCAAGATCGGTTACACGGGCGATTTCGAGTCGTTCCGAGAGACCGTTCGGACCTGCCCGGTGCCGGTTGTGATCGCCGGTGGTCCGAAGACCGACACGCTGCTTGGCGCCCTTCAGCAGACGGCGGACGCCATCCGTGCCGGCGCGCGCGGCGCCGTGGTGGGCCGTAATCTCTGGGGGCATGGCGATCCTCAGAAGGCAGCGCTTGCCTTTCGGGGCGTCATCCACGACGGCCTTTCGGCGCAAGACGCCCTGGCGAAAGCGGGGGCCTGA
- a CDS encoding carbohydrate ABC transporter permease: MVLSSLKTPAESMQVPPVWIPHTPSLDAYEKVSGVVNVGRSMWNSLVIASITTAGILITSMMAGYAFAKYHFPAKSLLFSLLIATMFLPPIVTLIPLYRLVGSTGLNASLAGIIVPNLANAFGIFLMRQFIAGVPDDLIDAARMDGASELLILFKIVAPSVAPAIAALALFAFVYHWNSYLWPLTVLQGNAEAYPIVISLSRLLSYNRGAVNTGLVMAGATLAVLPPLILFVLLQRFFVDSIVGSAVKG; encoded by the coding sequence ATGGTGCTGTCGAGCCTGAAAACCCCGGCCGAGAGCATGCAGGTGCCGCCGGTGTGGATACCGCACACACCGAGCCTCGACGCCTATGAAAAAGTTTCCGGCGTGGTCAATGTCGGCCGCTCGATGTGGAATTCCCTGGTCATCGCCTCAATCACCACCGCCGGCATCCTGATCACCAGCATGATGGCCGGCTATGCCTTCGCCAAATACCACTTCCCCGCCAAATCGCTGCTGTTTTCGCTGCTGATCGCCACCATGTTCCTGCCGCCGATCGTGACGCTGATCCCGCTTTATCGCCTCGTCGGTTCGACCGGCCTCAATGCCAGCCTGGCCGGCATCATCGTGCCCAATCTCGCCAATGCCTTCGGCATCTTCCTGATGCGCCAGTTCATTGCAGGCGTGCCCGACGATTTGATCGACGCCGCGCGCATGGACGGCGCCTCCGAACTCTTGATCCTGTTCAAGATCGTGGCGCCAAGCGTCGCACCGGCCATCGCGGCGCTGGCGCTGTTCGCTTTCGTCTACCATTGGAACAGCTATCTCTGGCCGCTGACCGTGCTGCAAGGCAATGCCGAGGCCTATCCGATCGTCATCAGCCTCAGCCGCCTGCTCAGCTACAACAGGGGCGCGGTCAACACCGGGCTGGTGATGGCCGGCGCGACGCTGGCCGTACTGCCGCCGCTCATTCTGTTCGTCCTGCTGCAGCGCTTCTTCGTCGATTCCATCGTCGGCTCGGCCGTCAAAGGATAG
- a CDS encoding D-tagatose-bisphosphate aldolase, class II, non-catalytic subunit — MSQATDRLAAIATRRAAGERCGIASICSAHPLVIEAALRHGKARDADVLIEATCNQVNHEGGYTGMTPGDFRGFVETIAGKIGFSLDRLMLGGDHLGPNPWKHLPAPEAMAKASRMVDAYAEAGFTKIHLDASMGCAGEGAAPPDATIAARAAELAEVAEAAAERMGGTKPVYVIGTEVPVPGGALEAMDHLAVTTPEAPRETVRIHRDAFSQRGLDQAFSRALGVVVQPGVEFGNAEVITYKPERARALAGTLRDLPQFVFEAHSTDYQPASALSALVDDGFAILKVGPWLTFALREALYGLSHIADILAPDPARESLPAAMERVMLAAPGNWKNYYHGSETEQRIERHFSYSDRIRYYWPAPAARQATDALMQALGDRDIPLPLISQYLGRLNGAVANGSVAPKAGELLIASVTEVLDIFASATG; from the coding sequence ATGAGCCAGGCGACGGACAGGCTGGCGGCCATCGCGACGCGTCGTGCGGCCGGCGAACGCTGCGGCATCGCCTCGATCTGCTCGGCCCATCCGCTGGTCATCGAAGCGGCGCTGCGCCATGGCAAGGCGCGCGATGCCGACGTGCTGATCGAGGCCACCTGCAACCAGGTGAACCATGAAGGCGGCTACACCGGCATGACACCAGGGGATTTCCGCGGCTTCGTCGAGACGATCGCCGGCAAGATCGGCTTTTCCCTCGACAGGCTGATGCTCGGCGGCGACCATCTCGGCCCCAATCCGTGGAAGCATCTGCCGGCGCCCGAGGCCATGGCCAAGGCTTCGCGCATGGTCGACGCCTATGCCGAGGCCGGCTTCACCAAGATTCATCTCGACGCCAGCATGGGTTGCGCCGGCGAAGGCGCCGCGCCGCCCGATGCGACGATCGCCGCGCGCGCCGCCGAACTGGCCGAGGTGGCGGAGGCCGCCGCCGAACGAATGGGCGGCACAAAGCCTGTCTATGTCATCGGCACCGAAGTGCCGGTGCCGGGCGGCGCCCTGGAAGCGATGGACCATCTGGCGGTGACGACGCCCGAGGCGCCACGAGAGACGGTTCGCATCCACCGCGATGCCTTCAGCCAGCGAGGCCTCGACCAGGCCTTTTCGCGGGCGCTCGGTGTCGTCGTGCAGCCGGGTGTCGAATTTGGCAATGCCGAGGTGATCACCTATAAACCGGAACGCGCCCGTGCATTGGCCGGCACGTTGCGGGATCTGCCGCAATTCGTCTTCGAGGCGCATTCGACCGATTACCAGCCGGCCTCGGCTTTGAGTGCGCTGGTCGATGACGGCTTCGCCATACTCAAGGTCGGGCCGTGGCTGACCTTCGCGCTGCGTGAAGCGCTCTATGGCCTGAGCCACATCGCCGACATTCTGGCTCCCGATCCGGCGCGCGAAAGCCTGCCGGCGGCGATGGAGCGCGTGATGCTGGCAGCACCGGGCAATTGGAAGAACTACTATCACGGCTCGGAGACCGAACAGCGCATCGAACGCCATTTCTCCTACAGCGACCGCATCCGCTACTACTGGCCGGCGCCTGCAGCCCGGCAGGCCACCGACGCGCTGATGCAGGCGCTCGGCGACCGCGACATCCCCCTGCCCCTCATCAGCCAGTATCTCGGCCGCCTGAACGGTGCGGTGGCGAACGGTTCGGTTGCGCCAAAAGCCGGGGAGTTGTTGATCGCCAGCGTGACAGAGGTTCTCGACATCTTCGCCAGCGCAACCGGCTGA
- a CDS encoding tagatose kinase — MKKLVCAGEILVEIMAERIGQSFLAPGPLVGPFPSGAPAIFIDQAARLGQPAGLIAAVGDDDFGHLNIERLRADGADISAIKVHRGAATGTAFVTYETDGSRHFVYNIKHSAAGLIEIGAEARALLAGADHFHVMGTSLFSPEVIEVARKGIETVKARGGTVSFDPNIRKEMLDLPGLRDALHFVLSKTDVFLPSGPELFIFARATDEESAVREMLDRGISAVVIKKGAQGAVHYDKTGRTASPGFVVEEIDPTGAGDCFAAAFVSFWLRGAAPEKALRIANGCGALAVTRKGPMEGIASLAAVEAYVATARTGAPA, encoded by the coding sequence ATGAAGAAACTGGTTTGTGCCGGCGAGATCCTGGTCGAGATCATGGCCGAGCGGATCGGCCAGAGTTTCCTTGCCCCCGGCCCGCTGGTCGGCCCTTTTCCATCAGGCGCGCCGGCGATCTTCATCGACCAGGCGGCACGGCTCGGCCAGCCGGCTGGCCTGATCGCGGCCGTCGGTGACGATGATTTCGGCCATTTGAACATCGAGCGCCTGCGCGCCGACGGGGCCGACATCTCGGCCATCAAGGTTCACCGGGGTGCCGCCACGGGCACAGCTTTCGTGACCTATGAGACCGATGGCAGCCGGCATTTCGTCTACAACATCAAACACAGTGCCGCCGGCCTGATCGAGATCGGCGCCGAAGCGCGCGCGCTGCTCGCCGGGGCCGACCATTTTCACGTCATGGGCACTTCGCTGTTCTCGCCAGAGGTGATCGAGGTCGCGCGCAAAGGGATCGAGACGGTCAAGGCGCGCGGCGGCACGGTGTCCTTTGATCCCAACATCCGCAAGGAGATGCTCGATCTTCCAGGCCTGCGCGACGCACTGCATTTCGTGCTGTCGAAGACCGACGTTTTCCTGCCGAGCGGGCCGGAACTGTTCATCTTCGCCAGGGCGACCGACGAGGAGAGCGCGGTGCGCGAAATGCTGGACCGCGGCATCTCCGCCGTGGTCATCAAGAAAGGCGCGCAGGGCGCTGTTCATTACGACAAGACCGGACGCACCGCGTCACCTGGCTTCGTCGTCGAGGAAATCGATCCGACCGGCGCCGGCGACTGCTTTGCGGCGGCCTTCGTCTCCTTCTGGCTGCGCGGGGCAGCACCCGAAAAGGCGCTGCGCATCGCCAATGGCTGCGGCGCGCTGGCGGTGACCAGGAAGGGACCGATGGAGGGCATCGCCTCGCTTGCCGCGGTCGAGGCCTACGTCGCGACCGCCAGAACCGGAGCGCCGGCATGA
- a CDS encoding DeoR/GlpR family DNA-binding transcription regulator, giving the protein MLSEQRRQSILGEVQRSGQVRIKDLSDNFGVSEVTVRSDLEILDRKGLLTKTRGGAVTRTTDSTTAAFARRMQTNLDAKKRIARAAVELFEDNQSVIFDGGSTLMQVAMLLPPLSNVVVAATAMNIVQHLMHRPGLDVHMIGGRVYPDTVSTLITDADTALGGLVAHQVFVGAHAIDSSLDVVDVNEDMARTKRNLVRMARRVVLLADSSKWGVSGTSKAFSLSSVDVVITDDGLSGPIRSQLDRTGAKVIYA; this is encoded by the coding sequence ATGTTGTCAGAGCAGAGACGCCAATCGATCCTGGGTGAAGTGCAACGAAGCGGACAGGTTCGCATCAAGGACCTGTCAGACAATTTTGGCGTGTCGGAAGTCACGGTGCGATCCGACCTCGAGATACTGGACCGCAAGGGACTGCTGACCAAGACGCGTGGAGGGGCGGTGACCCGGACCACGGATTCGACCACGGCCGCTTTCGCCCGGCGGATGCAAACGAACCTCGATGCAAAGAAACGCATCGCCCGGGCAGCGGTGGAACTGTTCGAGGACAACCAATCGGTCATCTTCGACGGCGGCTCGACATTGATGCAGGTTGCCATGCTGTTACCGCCGCTCAGCAATGTCGTGGTAGCGGCCACGGCGATGAATATCGTTCAGCATCTGATGCATCGGCCCGGGCTCGACGTTCACATGATCGGCGGCCGGGTCTATCCGGACACGGTGAGCACGCTGATCACCGATGCCGACACGGCTCTCGGCGGCTTGGTAGCGCATCAGGTCTTTGTTGGAGCGCATGCGATTGACTCGTCACTGGATGTGGTCGACGTGAACGAAGACATGGCGCGAACGAAACGAAACCTCGTGCGCATGGCCCGCCGCGTTGTCCTTCTTGCGGATTCGAGCAAATGGGGCGTCAGCGGGACCTCCAAGGCATTTTCGCTGTCGAGCGTCGATGTTGTGATCACCGACGATGGCCTATCCGGCCCGATACGCAGCCAACTCGATAGGACCGGGGCCAAGGTGATCTATGCCTGA
- a CDS encoding Gfo/Idh/MocA family protein: MQAKSEAKLAIGVIGCGNISMTYLRNAALFGGIELRACADISADMAALRAKEYGIQALGVDALLSDPEIDLVLNLTIPAAHFDISLSALSAGKHVFTEKPLATSAGDGRRLVAEAAKRGVLLGSAPDTFLGAAGRRARRLMDEGAIGRPVTGTAFMMGRGMEHWHPNPQFYYQPGGGPVFDMGPYYLTMLVNLLGPVARVMAMATRGQEERLITAEGPFKNTTFKVGTPTNVLSLLEFRSGATVTFGASWDVFKHSNHPIELHGTEGSLRLPDPDTFGGTVSLSERGADWKDFAGEGELYGARNWPYAAPDRANYRMLGVADLVRSLKTGAVPRASGNLALHVLEIMEAILHSGETKSAVAIAGDVVQPALLTEDEANSLLA; the protein is encoded by the coding sequence ATGCAGGCAAAATCAGAGGCGAAGCTCGCAATTGGCGTCATCGGGTGTGGCAACATCTCAATGACCTACCTGCGCAATGCAGCCCTCTTCGGTGGTATCGAACTGCGCGCCTGCGCCGATATCTCCGCCGACATGGCGGCGTTGCGGGCGAAGGAATATGGCATCCAGGCGCTTGGCGTCGATGCGCTGCTTTCCGACCCCGAGATCGATCTCGTCCTCAACCTGACCATTCCGGCGGCGCATTTCGATATTTCGTTGTCAGCCCTTTCGGCCGGAAAACACGTCTTCACCGAAAAGCCGCTGGCAACGTCGGCCGGCGACGGGCGACGGCTGGTGGCGGAGGCGGCCAAGCGCGGCGTGCTGCTCGGCTCGGCGCCCGACACGTTCCTCGGCGCCGCCGGGCGCCGGGCGCGCCGCCTGATGGATGAGGGCGCCATCGGCCGCCCGGTCACCGGCACGGCCTTCATGATGGGCCGTGGCATGGAGCACTGGCACCCCAACCCGCAATTCTACTACCAGCCAGGCGGCGGCCCGGTGTTCGACATGGGTCCCTATTACCTGACTATGCTGGTCAATCTGCTCGGCCCGGTCGCGCGCGTCATGGCGATGGCGACACGCGGCCAGGAGGAACGTCTGATCACTGCCGAAGGGCCGTTCAAGAACACGACATTCAAGGTCGGCACGCCGACCAATGTGCTGTCCCTGCTCGAATTCCGCTCTGGCGCCACCGTTACTTTCGGCGCCTCATGGGACGTCTTCAAGCATTCCAACCATCCGATCGAATTGCATGGCACGGAGGGCTCGCTGCGCCTGCCCGATCCCGACACGTTCGGCGGCACTGTCTCGCTGTCCGAACGCGGCGCGGACTGGAAGGATTTCGCCGGCGAAGGCGAGCTCTACGGCGCCCGCAACTGGCCCTACGCCGCACCTGACCGCGCCAACTACCGCATGCTCGGCGTCGCCGATCTGGTGCGCTCGCTGAAGACAGGTGCCGTGCCCCGCGCCTCCGGCAATCTGGCGCTGCATGTGCTGGAAATCATGGAGGCGATTCTGCATTCCGGCGAAACCAAAAGTGCCGTCGCCATTGCCGGCGATGTCGTCCAGCCGGCGCTGTTGACCGAGGACGAGGCAAACAGTTTACTCGCCTAA
- a CDS encoding LacI family DNA-binding transcriptional regulator → MAEKTHRTMDDFARASGVSRPTLSKYFDDPASVKPATRARIEAALRSSDYQPNVFARNLNRKRTRNVGIVVPALTDPFYAEMVSRIELRCRDEGFWPIVISSHGSPKLEAESVRTLMSLKVAGAIVAPLGLVSEPGVFERMSEDIPIVYFDTYIEGDTPFVGNDNHQSTSTIVDYLCRSGEPPVYVDIPHVNHNSGERLQSYIDTMRATGLEPVVLKAAGDYSWDFERIGHEWMDRTLETGGLPARTLLCANDRLAFGVMAAAFSRGLKIGRRADCDFRVAAHDDHPLSRYTCPALTTMAQDFAAMAGRSVEILLALLDEADPPGQGLVRNVKLGATLVMRQSA, encoded by the coding sequence ATGGCGGAGAAGACCCACCGCACGATGGATGATTTCGCCAGGGCGTCAGGCGTATCGCGACCGACCCTGTCGAAGTATTTCGATGATCCGGCCAGTGTTAAGCCGGCGACGCGGGCGCGCATCGAGGCGGCGCTGCGATCCTCGGACTATCAGCCGAACGTTTTCGCGCGCAATCTCAACCGCAAGCGCACCCGCAATGTCGGCATCGTCGTGCCGGCGCTCACCGATCCGTTCTATGCCGAAATGGTCAGCCGCATCGAACTGCGCTGCCGCGACGAAGGTTTCTGGCCGATCGTCATCTCCTCGCACGGGTCGCCGAAACTGGAGGCGGAATCGGTCAGGACGTTGATGTCGCTGAAGGTCGCCGGCGCCATCGTCGCTCCGCTGGGGTTGGTCTCCGAACCCGGCGTCTTCGAGCGAATGAGCGAGGACATTCCGATCGTCTATTTCGACACCTATATCGAAGGCGACACGCCTTTCGTCGGCAACGACAATCACCAGAGCACGTCGACCATCGTCGACTATCTCTGCCGGTCCGGCGAGCCGCCGGTCTACGTCGACATTCCGCACGTCAACCACAATTCCGGCGAGCGCCTGCAGAGCTATATCGACACGATGCGGGCTACCGGTCTGGAACCCGTCGTGCTCAAGGCGGCGGGCGACTACAGCTGGGATTTCGAGCGCATCGGCCATGAATGGATGGACAGGACGCTCGAGACGGGCGGCCTGCCGGCGCGCACGCTGCTGTGTGCCAATGACCGTCTCGCCTTCGGCGTTATGGCGGCGGCCTTTTCGCGTGGGCTGAAGATCGGCCGCCGGGCCGATTGCGATTTCCGGGTCGCTGCCCACGATGATCATCCGCTGAGCCGCTACACCTGTCCGGCGCTGACCACCATGGCGCAGGATTTCGCCGCCATGGCCGGCCGCAGCGTCGAGATCCTGCTGGCCTTGCTGGATGAGGCCGATCCACCCGGCCAGGGTCTGGTGCGCAACGTCAAGCTCGGCGCGACGCTGGTGATGCGTCAGTCTGCCTGA
- a CDS encoding alpha/beta hydrolase, whose amino-acid sequence MTLDPDALRALVIGRVAGGEPFEKGSVAAARAAYNASFPTQQGEHEPVAASQERQTDGPNGPVKIRVHRGIGAPRAGARAVLYLHGGGWVIGNLSSHDEICRWLANLSNAVVVYPDYRLAPEHKFPAGLEDCTAALRFMAENAGELGIDPARISVAGDSAGGNLAAVLALLARDRLVPRLAAQVLIYPNTDARQTADSYRRFGDGFGLTAATMAWFRDHYVRTPNDITDWRVSPLLASSLAGAAPAFVVIAGHDILADEGTAYAERLRVAGVPLVLRPWPGQIHGFVSMGRHILAARQAVSEAAAWLQLQTRVQAD is encoded by the coding sequence ATGACGCTCGACCCTGATGCCTTGCGCGCCCTTGTAATCGGCCGGGTGGCCGGCGGTGAGCCGTTCGAAAAGGGGAGCGTTGCGGCGGCGAGAGCCGCCTACAACGCCTCTTTCCCGACACAACAGGGCGAACATGAACCCGTCGCCGCGAGCCAAGAACGCCAGACCGATGGGCCGAACGGCCCGGTCAAAATCCGCGTCCATCGCGGCATCGGCGCGCCGCGGGCCGGGGCGCGCGCCGTGCTCTATCTGCATGGCGGCGGCTGGGTCATCGGCAATCTCTCCTCGCATGACGAGATCTGCCGATGGCTGGCCAATCTGAGCAACGCCGTCGTGGTCTACCCCGATTATCGACTGGCGCCGGAGCATAAATTTCCCGCCGGGCTCGAGGATTGCACGGCAGCGCTCCGCTTCATGGCTGAGAATGCCGGCGAACTGGGCATCGACCCCGCCCGCATCAGCGTCGCCGGCGACAGCGCCGGCGGCAACCTTGCCGCCGTCCTCGCATTGCTCGCCCGTGACAGGCTGGTACCCCGGCTTGCCGCGCAGGTCCTGATCTATCCCAACACCGATGCCCGCCAGACGGCGGACAGCTATCGGCGTTTCGGCGACGGCTTCGGGCTCACCGCCGCCACCATGGCCTGGTTCCGCGACCACTATGTGCGGACGCCGAACGACATCACGGACTGGCGCGTCTCGCCGCTGCTGGCATCAAGTCTTGCTGGCGCGGCACCTGCATTCGTCGTGATCGCCGGCCATGATATTCTTGCCGACGAAGGCACGGCCTATGCCGAGCGTCTGCGGGTCGCAGGCGTGCCGCTGGTCCTGCGGCCCTGGCCGGGTCAAATCCACGGCTTCGTCTCGATGGGCCGCCATATACTGGCGGCGCGGCAAGCGGTGAGCGAGGCAGCGGCCTGGCTGCAATTGCAGACGCGTGTTCAGGCAGACTGA
- a CDS encoding PfkB family carbohydrate kinase, with product MPAVPSILGFGAIAIDDIVYVDQPLSAGKGRVRQSARAFGGNVATALAAVARLGGSAGFVGWLGTAADDPVLCDLIESGVETAFAPRHADARPVRSRITVGSDGERFIAYDDDAMLGTTPDFSDDILNRAAVLIVDSYAIRSMDVVTRARDLGLAILGDIEWSGGPATERLIGLCDHLILPLGFARTATGCRLPAEMLEALWSPSRSAVVLTDGGRGVYYRGREETRLWQLPPHRVAVVDSTGAGDCFHGAYAHALTRGADTAGRVAFAAAAAALSITGRGGREALPTEDQVTELLASANAPSAVELKYAQLDTGT from the coding sequence ATGCCCGCCGTCCCCTCGATCCTCGGCTTCGGCGCTATTGCGATCGACGACATCGTCTATGTCGATCAGCCGTTGTCGGCAGGCAAGGGGAGGGTTCGGCAAAGTGCCCGGGCTTTCGGGGGAAATGTCGCGACGGCCCTTGCCGCCGTCGCGCGGCTCGGCGGAAGCGCCGGGTTCGTCGGATGGCTGGGCACTGCCGCGGACGACCCGGTGCTGTGCGATCTCATTGAGAGCGGTGTTGAAACCGCATTCGCGCCGCGCCACGCCGACGCGCGCCCGGTGCGCTCACGTATCACGGTCGGCTCGGACGGGGAGCGGTTCATCGCATATGACGACGACGCGATGCTGGGCACCACGCCGGATTTCTCAGACGACATCCTCAACAGAGCGGCCGTCCTGATCGTCGACAGTTACGCGATCCGGTCGATGGATGTCGTGACTCGGGCTCGCGATCTCGGCCTTGCGATCCTCGGCGATATCGAATGGAGCGGTGGCCCAGCCACGGAGAGGCTGATCGGGCTCTGCGACCACCTCATTCTTCCACTTGGTTTTGCGCGGACCGCTACGGGCTGCCGATTGCCCGCCGAGATGCTCGAAGCTTTGTGGTCGCCGTCGCGGTCCGCCGTGGTTCTGACCGATGGCGGCAGGGGCGTATATTATCGCGGGCGTGAAGAGACACGGCTCTGGCAACTTCCGCCGCACCGGGTTGCCGTCGTCGACTCGACCGGCGCCGGTGACTGCTTTCACGGCGCCTACGCACATGCATTGACGCGCGGCGCCGACACCGCAGGCCGGGTGGCATTCGCTGCCGCGGCGGCGGCCCTTTCGATAACGGGGCGTGGCGGGCGCGAGGCGCTTCCGACCGAAGACCAGGTAACGGAACTGCTGGCATCGGCGAACGCGCCGTCGGCGGTCGAACTGAAATATGCGCAACTCGATACCGGAACATAG
- the pobA gene encoding 4-hydroxybenzoate 3-monooxygenase: MRTQVAIIGSGPSGLLLGQLLAGIGVETIILERSSREHVLGRVRAGVLEQGTVELLEEAGVAARLHAEGMSHTGISLAFDGRLHRIDLAALTGGKHVTVYGQTEVTHDLMDKREAAGLVTIYEAADVALHDFDGAAPFVTYAKDGISHRVDCDFIAGCDGYHGVSRKSVPSAALKTFERQYPFGWLGVLAEVPPADHELVYANHERGFALCSMRSTHRSRYYVQCPQDDHVEAWSDDRFWDELRRRLPERTAASVTTGPSFEKSIAPLRSFVAEPMRFGRLFLVGDAAHIVPPTGAKGLNLAASDVRYLFTGLREFYVGKSQAGIEAYSQKALARVWKAVRFSWWMTTMLHRFPDTGDFGQRIQEAELDYLVHSQAASTALAENYVGLPY, translated from the coding sequence ATGCGCACCCAGGTCGCCATTATCGGCTCCGGACCCTCCGGCCTGCTGCTTGGCCAGCTTCTGGCCGGCATCGGCGTCGAGACCATCATTCTGGAACGATCGAGCCGCGAGCATGTGCTTGGCCGCGTGCGGGCAGGGGTGCTCGAACAGGGCACGGTCGAGTTGCTGGAAGAGGCTGGTGTTGCCGCAAGGCTGCATGCGGAAGGCATGTCGCATACCGGCATTTCGCTGGCTTTCGACGGGCGCCTGCACCGCATCGATCTCGCGGCGCTCACCGGCGGCAAGCATGTCACCGTCTATGGCCAGACCGAGGTGACGCATGATCTGATGGACAAGCGCGAGGCGGCAGGCCTCGTCACTATCTATGAGGCCGCTGATGTCGCATTGCATGATTTCGACGGCGCCGCGCCTTTCGTCACCTACGCCAAGGACGGCATCAGCCATCGCGTCGATTGCGACTTCATCGCCGGCTGCGATGGCTATCACGGCGTCAGCCGCAAATCGGTGCCGAGTGCTGCGCTGAAAACCTTCGAGCGGCAGTATCCGTTCGGCTGGCTCGGCGTGCTGGCCGAAGTGCCGCCAGCCGATCACGAACTGGTCTATGCCAATCACGAGCGGGGCTTTGCATTGTGCTCGATGCGCTCGACGCATCGCAGCCGCTACTATGTGCAGTGTCCGCAGGACGACCATGTCGAAGCCTGGTCCGACGACCGCTTCTGGGACGAGTTGCGCCGCCGCTTGCCGGAACGGACGGCGGCGAGCGTCACCACTGGGCCGTCCTTCGAAAAGTCGATCGCGCCGTTGCGCTCCTTCGTTGCCGAGCCGATGCGTTTCGGCCGGCTGTTCCTGGTCGGCGATGCCGCCCATATCGTGCCGCCGACCGGCGCCAAGGGCCTAAACCTCGCCGCCAGCGATGTACGCTATCTCTTTACCGGTTTGCGCGAGTTCTACGTTGGAAAGTCCCAAGCTGGCATTGAAGCCTATTCGCAGAAGGCGCTGGCGCGGGTGTGGAAAGCGGTGCGCTTTTCCTGGTGGATGACGACCATGCTGCATCGCTTTCCCGACACAGGCGACTTCGGCCAGCGCATCCAGGAAGCCGAACTCGACTATCTCGTGCACTCGCAGGCGGCATCGACCGCGCTCGCCGAGAACTATGTCGGCCTGCCGTACTGA